From the Moorena sp. SIOASIH genome, the window GAACCTGAATTGATTAAGATGTTACGAGAGGCATTAGAAGCTCTGGAGGTCAAGGATGTTAAATCAAACTTTTTGTCAGGTAGTTTTGCCAGTTATTCCCTAAGTTACCAGCTGCCATCATCCCAGGAACGGATCGGATTAGTCTGGGGAGAAACTACTAATGGTAACAGCTTTTATCATCTGATGAATGCCTGTGATAAAGCTATTCAAGGCAATCGCTGTCAAACCTTATACCTAATTCGCTATACAGAAGTTAAAAAACGTGGTCTTAAGGGGGACAAACTCTACAGCAAACTATTCAATGGTTCTGGCCATATTCACCTCAAATTAGAAGACCTCTCCTCTGTCTATTACTTAGCTACTTATCATAGCTTAGTTAATCAAGCTTTTTCCCAAGAGTTAGTGCTTGCTGATACAATACTAACACTGCCAGAGTTACAAGATATAATCCGAAAATCGTTAATTTTGCAGGATTGTCCCTTACTACAAGAGTTGAATATTTTTCCTAGTAAGGTTAACGATACTCAACTTGTTACCAAGCCGGTTAAGGAATTTGTGATAAATCTGCTCAAACAGAATCAAATTATTGGTCATAATGTTTTAATTAAAACTACTCAGAATAAATTGACTTCCATCAAGGAAATAGCAATTCACCAAGGAATTAAGGAACTGTCTCAGGAAAATAAAATTAAACTTCTCCCTGTGGATGGTTCCCTAGATAAACAATTAGTATGTTTGGTACCGTAAGCTATCAGCAATCAGCAATCAGCAATCAGCTATCAGCAATCAGCTATCAGCAATCAGCTATCAGTTATCAGTTATCAGCTATCAGCTATCAGCTATCAGCTATCAGCTATCAGCTATCAGCAATCAGCTATCAGCTATCAGCTATCACAGGCTAGAAGCCTGTGCCACACTACTTGAGGTGCCATTGGCCAAAGACTGACGGCTGACCGCTGACGGCTGACCGCTGACGGCTAAAGATTATTCTACCATAGCTAAAATTCGGATAACAAGCGCCAATGTACCTGACTCAACCAGCCCAGATCCGAAAGTTAATCCTGAATTTATCAGCAGCAAAAATTCTCTGGTTAGATACAGAAATTGCTGATTGGGATACCCCTAATCCGAGATTATCTCTGATTCAGGTATTGGCTGATCCGACAGATACAAATGGTGAAAAAGCTTACATTTTAGATGTATTAGACAAACCGGAAGTAGTGATAGACTTTGTTAACTATATTATGGTCAATCCTAACATTGAAAAAGTCTTTCACAACGCTAGTTTTGATTTACGGTATCTAGGGGGTAAAGAGCAAGCTAATAATGTTACCTGTACCTATAAAATAGCGAGAAAGCTGACCAATAAGAAACTGTCTAATCCATTAGAGGTATCCAATAGTAAATTAAAAACACTAGCGCTAGAACTATGCCATTTCGCCAATGTCGATACAGACGAACAAAGCAGTGATTGGGGCAAACGTCCGCTAACCGAAAAACAGCTAAAGTATGCAAAACTGGATACAGTGTATCTAGCCCATGTCCATCGCCGCTTACTAGAAATTGCCAAAAATAGCTCGAATCCAGAGCAGATGGTCACCAGAAAATCACGGACGCAACAATCAGAATCCCCTGGCTTCAGTGTTACCCAAGTTAGGGTAGCCCTTGAATGTCCTCGCTTATTTTATTTGAGTCATCACTTTGGTGGAAAAACCCTATTTATACCACCATCCAACTCACCAGGTATTGGGACAGTATTCCATCAGCTATGTCAACAGTCTACTGACACACTCCAGCAAGATTCCCGATTTCAAGCTTTATTTTCTCCCACAGCAAGTCAGCTAGACCTAGGCCAGATTAGCTCTAAGATCCAAGCGCTACTGTATGAGCTAGTGGTTTTCCCTCAAATCGATGACTTAGAGATAGCCTCCCTACTTCCACTGTGGCAAGGATTAAAATCACTATTTCCCCATTGGACTCAACTGCTAGTTACTAATCGAGGCTATTGTCAGCCAGAGGAAGTAATTAGTAAAACCTTCGTTGCTCAAGAAATGAACCTCAGTTATAACTTCACTCTTCCTGATGGCACCGAGCAACACGTTAATGGAAAATTTGATAGCTTAATTTTCGACTGTGAACGCGATCGCTATTGTGTCGTAGACTATAAAACCTATCAACCGGTAGATCCATCCGCTAACCTAGCTCAAGTAGCTCTCTATAGTTACATGCTCCACCAAAAAAAAGGAGTAGCAATAGATGCAGCGGTTTATTGTGTTTTACCGGAATTCCAAAAACACTACTATTCCCGGGAAGAGCTAGAGGATACAGTGCATCAGCTCATTCCCCATAAATTACAACAGATGCGGGAATGGCTGACTTGGAAACCTGCCCAGGTCGAAGAGGAGGGAGATGGAGAAAGTAGAAAAAACCATTGCACTCCAGCAATCGATAAGGGCAACCTGGAGCCACCACCACCGACACCACAGCTTCAGCTATGCAACATTTGTCCCCAACAGCAGACCTGTCAAACCTTTTTTGAGGAGGTGAAAACTGAGCAAAAGCCAGTCAAGGCACCATCCCGCAAAATTCCTGAGACTGAGCAAAAGTCGGTTAAGCCACGTACCGCTAAAACTCGTAATCCTGAGCAAAAGCCAGTCAAGGCACCATCCCAAGCAACTCCTGAGACTGATCAGATCGGGCAAAAATTGGTGAGTACTCTAGAAGGCTTTAACATTAGTGTCGATTATGTCAACGCAACAGTTGCTCCAGCATTTGTCCGGATCAAGCTAAAACCCAATCGTGGGGTAAAAGTCATATCTATACAGAATCGCTCCAAGGATTTAAAAGTACACTTAGGTCTGGATAATCCTCCGCTGATTACTCCGAAAGCTGGGTATGTCAGTGTGGATTTACCACGGAAGGATGAGGATAGAGAAGTAGCTAGATTTGATGACTATATCCAGCTTACAGCAAATTCCGCCCCCCTAACCCCCCAATCTTGGGGGGAAATTGAGTTAAAGTCTCCCAGGATTGCGGTTGGAGTAAATTTAGATGGGAAATTGGTAGAGGCGGATTTATCGGATCCTAATACCTGTCACTTTTTGGTAGGGGGCACAACCGGAAGTGGCAAGAGTGAATTTTTGCGATCGCTTCTGCTATCCCTACTTTATAACCATTCTGCTGAACAGCTCAAAATTGCTCTAGTTGATCCCAAGCGCGTCACTTTCCCAGAATTTGAGCAAATGCCATGGTTGCTGTCACCAATCGTTAAAGATAGCGATCGCGCTATCGAACTGATGGAGCAATTAGTTGATGAAATGGAGCAGCGTTACCGGAAATTTGAACAAGCCAAGTGTCCTCACCTGGATGCTTATAATCAGCAATTGAGTAATAAACAAAACCTAGCTTTACCTCGGATAGTTTGTATTTTTGACGAATATGCTGACTTCATGGCAGAAAAAGAAATCCGCAAAGAGTTAGAATTAAGCATTAAGCGTTTAGGAGCCAAAGCTAGAGCAGCTGGGATTCATTTGATTGTTGCTACTCAACGGCCAGATGCTAACGTTGTTACTCCGATTATTCGCTCTAATTTACCAGGGCGAATTGCTTTACGCACAGCGTCTGAAGCCGACTCAAAGATTATTTTTGGTGGCAGCAACACTGAAGCAGCTTATTTGTTGGGTAAGGGAGATTTATTATATCAAAAGGGTGGTAAGTTAGAGCGATTGCAGAGTTTGTTTGCTGAGACAATTAAATTGCCTTGATCGTAAGCATTAAGCAGTCAGCCGTCAGCCGTCAGCTAATAGCTCATGCTACGGGAACAACCGTCAGCCATAACACACCCTACTCAACACCCCGAGCCACACGAAAACCGACATTGGTTTTGATGGCATCGCGCGTGAAATTGTAGTCGCGTTGGGCAGAACGGCAATGAATAGGAGAGCTGGTCCAGGACCCGCCCCGCAGAATATATTTAGTATGATTACTAGTAGGTTTAGTCCAGACACTCCCATCTGTAGGAGGATCTCCTTTGTAATTATCATGCCTTGGATCCGCACACCACTCCCAAAGATTGCCGTGCATATCGTATAAGCCAAAGCCGTTGGGGGGAAAAATTCCTACGTCGGTGGTTTCTTCTCGATATTTCCATTCTTCTTCCTCTGCATAAGTAAAGTCACCGTTATAGTTAGCTAATTTACTGGTTATGGTCTCTCCATAATGGAATGGTGTGGTAGTTCCTGCTCTACAAGCGTATTCCCATTCCGCTTCACTGGGTAATCTGTATTCCGTTCCTGTATGTTTAGAGAGGCGATCGCAAAATTCCACCGCATCGTACCAGCTTACTTGCTCTACTGGTCGCTTCTCTCCTTTAAATATCGAAGGGTCTGGCTTTAAGTCCCGGTTAACTTTTGGGAGTTTGGCCACAGCTCGCCATTGCGCTTGGGTTACCAGATATTTGCCCAGGAAGAAGGGTTGGATGGTTACTTGGTGTTGAGGTCTTTCAGTTTCATCACTCCCCCTCTCAGTTTCCGGGGAACCCATTAAGAAGGTTCCGGCTGGGATATACACCATGTCTAGGTCTACTCCATTCCCCAGATCTTGAGTGAAATAATCCGCTTGCTGGGATTTTCGGTTGATTATTGCTCCTCTACGGTTAACTGTTACTACTTGAAAGGAAAACTGCTTTAAACCTTTTGGCTCTGCCGTTTGTTTGTAAACTAATAAATTAGAAATGTCATTGGCATTTTTTTATAACCATTGCTTTAGTTGCTCAGCCTCTGACTTAGGAATATTTCCATTTACTAATAAACGATCGACAAATTTTACAATAAATTTTTCATCATCATTTCGTTGATGTATATGTATATGATCCAAATTTTATAGAATTTCATAAAAAGTGTTAGGATTTTTATTTTGACAATCGGGACAACAATCTCTGTAAGACTTTTGCATTTGTTTTATCAAGTTTTTTTCTAAAGGAATCAATATATTGATTAAACTAGTGGTAATTTTGAAATTTTCCTCAATCGCTTTTAATTTAGCATTATTTTGATTTTGTTTAAGTGCTCTATCAATTAATTCTTCTAACTGATTGTAAGCCTGACAATACATTATTAATTTGTGAACTATTGCCTTTAAATTTCCACCGCTAGCAACCTCGTTCAGATTTATATTTAATTCAAAAAGCACCATCATTTCTAAGTCAGTTTTATCAGGAAAAGCACTACACAGTGCTTCGTTTATCTTTTTGAGTAGATAACCAAGGGTATGTCCAGTATTCATTGATGGTTAGTTCAAGACCTTATTTTCCGGCGGGCAGGATGCCCGCTCTACTGCTATTAATTCAAAGACTGACGCAACGCCATAAAAAGGGCAAAGGGCTAAATCTTCCCAACACTCTGAGCCACACGAAATCCGACCTTGACGAAGATGAAAACGCTCAGTTTAAAGAGGTTAAAGTGGTCGGAGTAGTCGGAGCGGAAGGCAGAACGGCAATCCCCAGCCTCGGTGTTCCACGAGCCGCCCCGCATAATATAATAATTAAAAGGATTATGTTTTTTACTCCAGACACTCGCATCTGTAGGGGCTCCTTTGTAATTATCATGGAAAGGATCCGCACACCATTCCCAAACATTTCCGTGCATATCGTATAAGCCAAAGCTGTTGGGAGGAAAACTTCTTACTGGGGTGGTTTTTCTTCGATACTCCCCTTTTTTTTCCTTTGCATAAGTATCGGAAGCCTTATAATTAGCTAATTCACTGGTTATAGTCTCTCCATAATGGAATGGTGTGGTAGTTCCGGCTCTACAGGCATATTCCCATTCTGCTTCACTGGGTAATCTGTATTGCTTTCCTGTATATTTAGAAAGGCGATCGCAAAATTCCACTGCATCGAACCAGGTTACTCGCTCTACTGGTCGATTCTCTCCTTTAAATTCAGAGGGGTCTGGATCTAAGTCATGTTTAACTTTTGGGAGGTTTTGAACCACAGCTTTCCATTGCGCCTGGGTTACCTGATATTTCCCCAGGAAAAAGGGTGGGATGGTTACTTGGTGTTGAGGTCTTTCCCTGTCATCAATCCACCTCTCTCTTATCGAGGAACCCATTGAGAAGCGTCCTGCTGGGATATACACCATATCTAGGGGGTCTACTCCATTGCCCAGATCTTGAGTAAAATAACTTGCTTGTTTATTTTCTCGCTCGCTTATTAATCCTTTACCGTTAACTGTTACTACTTCAAAGGAAAACTGCTTTAGACCTTCTGGATGTTGCCCATTACCAAATAACTTCCCCCCCTTTTTATCAGACCAACGTAGGTAAAGCACTGGGCGATACCATTGGTTTCCCTCTCTACCCATTTGAGCCTGTCCCATACTAACAGCAGTAGTTAGGACTTTTTTGTTCCCTAATGCTCGATAAAACCGCTCTGCAAAAGCAGTTGCCCCTTTTACGGTAACATTGTATTGCATAGCTACCACTGCTGGAATCTGTTGCTCTATCAATTTTTGAGCCACACCGTTGAACACAGAATCGCTTCCCAGTGCCTTCCCCGTTTGACAAGCACTCATAACCACCAAACGAATGCCTTGGTCTGGTTTTTGTTCTAAATCAAGATTACTTTTTTGAATCAGCTCACTAATTTCTGTAGCACTAATATAATCGGCCTCTTTAGTACTATCTTTTTGGTTAGGTTTAAACAGTAAGTAACCTTGGGGAGATGGATCTAAAGGATAGCCACATTTTCGGCATTCCTTCGCTGTGAGATCGTCATGGATAGTACGGCATTGCTCTTGATTGCAACGTTTACCGAAAAAGCCATGACCATCGAAGTGAATGAGATGAGGCGTTTTGTCTTCAGAGATTTGGGTGAGGTAATCTCCAAATTCTTTGAAAGTCGGAGATTTTAGGGTTTCTACCTCAATTGTGCCTTCTGCTTCAGCTTGTTTGAGTCCTCTTAGTATAGCTGTTTGCTCTTGATAGTCAAGGGAAACTAAACCCATATCTGTATCGCCAACAGGGGATGAGACCAGGAAAACCTTGATTTTGTTTACTGGTGGAAGTTCAGGTATTTTTTGGACAAAGCCAATTAACCGTGAAAAAGTCACTTGTCGTCCAGCCAGAAATCCGCGATCGTCGCAAGCTAATTCCCAAGGATAATCCGGTAAACGTCCTCTCTGGTCAATTTTTTCATTAAATTGAATTTGAATATGTAGTTGTTCCCCTTTATCAAGGCTCCCTAACATTATAGTTAATAAATCCCTGCCATCTCCTGGGGGAAAAAGAGTGTTATAGATATCTTTTCCAATCTTCTTTAATAGTTGGGTATCGA encodes:
- a CDS encoding DNA translocase FtsK, yielding MYLTQPAQIRKLILNLSAAKILWLDTEIADWDTPNPRLSLIQVLADPTDTNGEKAYILDVLDKPEVVIDFVNYIMVNPNIEKVFHNASFDLRYLGGKEQANNVTCTYKIARKLTNKKLSNPLEVSNSKLKTLALELCHFANVDTDEQSSDWGKRPLTEKQLKYAKLDTVYLAHVHRRLLEIAKNSSNPEQMVTRKSRTQQSESPGFSVTQVRVALECPRLFYLSHHFGGKTLFIPPSNSPGIGTVFHQLCQQSTDTLQQDSRFQALFSPTASQLDLGQISSKIQALLYELVVFPQIDDLEIASLLPLWQGLKSLFPHWTQLLVTNRGYCQPEEVISKTFVAQEMNLSYNFTLPDGTEQHVNGKFDSLIFDCERDRYCVVDYKTYQPVDPSANLAQVALYSYMLHQKKGVAIDAAVYCVLPEFQKHYYSREELEDTVHQLIPHKLQQMREWLTWKPAQVEEEGDGESRKNHCTPAIDKGNLEPPPPTPQLQLCNICPQQQTCQTFFEEVKTEQKPVKAPSRKIPETEQKSVKPRTAKTRNPEQKPVKAPSQATPETDQIGQKLVSTLEGFNISVDYVNATVAPAFVRIKLKPNRGVKVISIQNRSKDLKVHLGLDNPPLITPKAGYVSVDLPRKDEDREVARFDDYIQLTANSAPLTPQSWGEIELKSPRIAVGVNLDGKLVEADLSDPNTCHFLVGGTTGSGKSEFLRSLLLSLLYNHSAEQLKIALVDPKRVTFPEFEQMPWLLSPIVKDSDRAIELMEQLVDEMEQRYRKFEQAKCPHLDAYNQQLSNKQNLALPRIVCIFDEYADFMAEKEIRKELELSIKRLGAKARAAGIHLIVATQRPDANVVTPIIRSNLPGRIALRTASEADSKIIFGGSNTEAAYLLGKGDLLYQKGGKLERLQSLFAETIKLP
- a CDS encoding formylglycine-generating enzyme family protein gives rise to the protein MVYIPAGTFLMGSPETERGSDETERPQHQVTIQPFFLGKYLVTQAQWRAVAKLPKVNRDLKPDPSIFKGEKRPVEQVSWYDAVEFCDRLSKHTGTEYRLPSEAEWEYACRAGTTTPFHYGETITSKLANYNGDFTYAEEEEWKYREETTDVGIFPPNGFGLYDMHGNLWEWCADPRHDNYKGDPPTDGSVWTKPTSNHTKYILRGGSWTSSPIHCRSAQRDYNFTRDAIKTNVGFRVARGVE
- a CDS encoding effector-associated domain EAD1-containing protein, producing the protein MNTGHTLGYLLKKINEALCSAFPDKTDLEMMVLFELNINLNEVASGGNLKAIVHKLIMYCQAYNQLEELIDRALKQNQNNAKLKAIEENFKITTSLINILIPLEKNLIKQMQKSYRDCCPDCQNKNPNTFYEIL
- a CDS encoding SUMF1/EgtB/PvdO family nonheme iron enzyme, giving the protein MKLLTLFLTVPRSAEPGEIQIYAYGEAGHADYHSRLPFFENRKQWRTTMIDALGAVAFKSNNFYEEEVEWMKKQGWLTSEGNHFDTQLLKKIGKDIYNTLFPPGDGRDLLTIMLGSLDKGEQLHIQIQFNEKIDQRGRLPDYPWELACDDRGFLAGRQVTFSRLIGFVQKIPELPPVNKIKVFLVSSPVGDTDMGLVSLDYQEQTAILRGLKQAEAEGTIEVETLKSPTFKEFGDYLTQISEDKTPHLIHFDGHGFFGKRCNQEQCRTIHDDLTAKECRKCGYPLDPSPQGYLLFKPNQKDSTKEADYISATEISELIQKSNLDLEQKPDQGIRLVVMSACQTGKALGSDSVFNGVAQKLIEQQIPAVVAMQYNVTVKGATAFAERFYRALGNKKVLTTAVSMGQAQMGREGNQWYRPVLYLRWSDKKGGKLFGNGQHPEGLKQFSFEVVTVNGKGLISERENKQASYFTQDLGNGVDPLDMVYIPAGRFSMGSSIRERWIDDRERPQHQVTIPPFFLGKYQVTQAQWKAVVQNLPKVKHDLDPDPSEFKGENRPVERVTWFDAVEFCDRLSKYTGKQYRLPSEAEWEYACRAGTTTPFHYGETITSELANYKASDTYAKEKKGEYRRKTTPVRSFPPNSFGLYDMHGNVWEWCADPFHDNYKGAPTDASVWSKKHNPFNYYIMRGGSWNTEAGDCRSAFRSDYSDHFNLFKLSVFIFVKVGFRVAQSVGKI